From a region of the Kwoniella mangroviensis CBS 8507 chromosome 1 map unlocalized Ctg01, whole genome shotgun sequence genome:
- a CDS encoding ATP-dependent RNA helicase ded1, translated as MTTGPVNGLNGLEAKFNSGMKLNPERPAYVPPHMRNRGPPAPQFNNGPAPGGPGYHQSPTGLPTPATTPPQSRGSYAPPAARGGAFPPAGATRSEDGGWGAPRRGPAEPRSFGGGAPGFGSWKNGEHVLGARNPRLEKELFGEAGDGVHQSTGINFDKYADIPVEATGTGVPEPVTEFSNPPIDPVLLENIQFARYTTPTPVQKYSLPIVAGGRDLMACAQTGSGKTGGFLFPILSAMFTYGPIAPPPDNSYGGGYSNRRKAYPTALVLAPTRELVSQIHDEARKFAYRSWARPAVVYGGADIGQQIRALDRGCDLLSATPGRLVDLIERGKISLANVKYLVLDEADRMLDMGFEPQIRQIVEGEDMPGVMDRQTLMFSATFPKEIQMLARSFLKDYIFLSVGRVGSTSENITQRIEYVDDADKRSLLLDLLLAEQSGGLILVFVETKRMADSLCDFLQNQRHNATSIHGDRTQREREAALHAFRTGRAPILVATAVAARGLDIPNVTHVILYDLPTDVAEYTHRIGRTGRAGNTGTSTAFFNRQNLNISRELIDLLKEANQVVPQWLIDVSSERSFGGYGGRGGRGRGGGGGGRMGGRDVRQGGGGFGGGAPRGGNSYGGGGGYGGGYGGYGGGGGGFPPAAASGGASWW; from the exons ATGACAACTGGTCCTGTCAACGGTTTGAACGGTCTCGAAGCCAAGTTCAACA GCGGTATGAAGCTCAATCCTGAGCGACCCGCATATGTCCCACCTCACATGAGGAACAGAGGACCTCCTGCACCTCAATTCAACAATGGTCCTGCCCCTGGTGGTCCGGGCTACCACCAATCCCCTACTGGACTACCCACTCCCGCCACTACCCCTCCTCAATCAAGAGGATCGTACGCTCCTCCTGCCGCTAGAGGTGGCGCGTTCCCTCCTGCCGGTGCAACAAGATCCGAAGATGGCGGATGGGGCGCACCAAGAAGAGGCCCAGCCGAACCTCGATCTTTCGGCGGTGGTGCTCCAGGTTTcggaagttggaagaatggtGAACACGTCCTTGGCGCTAGGAACCCAAGATTAGAGAAAGAACTCTTCGGTGAAGCTGGTGATGGTGTCCACCAA TCTACTGGTATCAACTTCGACAAATACGCCGATATCCCCGTTGAGGCTACTGGTACTGGAGTCCCTGAACCCGTCACCGAATTCTCTAACCCCCCTATCGATCCTGTCCTTCTCGAGAACATCCAATTCGCTCGATACACTACCCCCACTCCCGTTCAGAAATACTCTCTCCCCATCGTTGCTGGTGGCAGAGACTTGATGGCTTGTGCCCAAACTGGTTCAGGAAAGACTGGTGGTTTCCTTTTCCCTATCCTCTCAGCCATGTTCACCTACGGTCCcatcgctcctcctcctgacAACAGCTACGGAGGTGGGTACAGCAACCGAAGAAAGGCCTACCCAACCGCCCTTGTTCTTGCTCCTACCCGAGAATTGGTCTCCCAAATCCACGACGAAGCTAGGAAATTCGCTTACCGATCATGGGCTCGACCTGCCGTCGTCTACGGCGGTGCCGACATTGGTCAACAAATCCGAGCTCTTGACCGAGGATGTGATCTCCTCTCAGCCACACCTGGCCGACTTGTCGACTTGATTGAGCGAGGTAAAATCTCGCTTGCCAACGTCAAGTACCTCGTCCtcgatgaagctgatcgaatgCTCGATATGGGTTTCGAGCCTCAAATCAGACAAATcgtcgaaggtgaagatatgCCCGGAGTAATGGACAGACAAACCCTCATGTTCTCTGCCACCTTCCCTAAAGAAATCCAAATGCTTGCTCGATCTTTCCTCAAAGACTATATTTTCCTTTCCGTCGGTCGAGTTGGTTCCACCTCTGAGAACATCACTCAACGAATTGAATACGTTGACGACGCCGACAAACGATCATTGCTTCTCGACTTGTTGCTTGCTGAGCAGTCTGGAGgtttgatcttggtcttcgtAGAGACTAAGAGAATGGCCGACAGTCTATGTGATTTCCTGCAAAATCAACGACACAACGCCACTTCCATCCACGGTGATCGAACtcaacgagaacgagaagcTGCTCTCCACGCTTTCAGAACCGGTCGGGCTCCTATCCTCGTTGCTACTGCTGTCGCTGCTCGAGGTTTGGATATCCCCAACGTCACCCACGTCATCCTTTATGACCTTCCTACTGACGTTGCTGAGTACACCCACCGAATCGGTCGAACTGGTCGAGCAGGTAACACTGGTACTTCCACTGCCTTCTTCAACAGACAAAACTTGAACATCTCCCGAGAACTTATCGATCTCCTCAAAGAAGCCAACCAAGTCGTTCCTCAATGGCTTATCGACGTCAGCTCCGAAAGATCCTTCGGCGGTTACGGTGGCCGAGgtggacgaggacgaggcggtggtggtggtggaagaatGGGCGGAAGAGACGTAAGacaaggtggtggtggattcgGTGGTGGTGCCCCTCGAGGTGGTAACAGCTacggaggtggtggtggttaCGGAGGTGGTTATGGAGGCTacggcggtggtggtggtggtttcCCACCCGCTGCTGCCTCTGGCGGTGCCAGTTGGTGGTAA